In Calonectris borealis chromosome Z, bCalBor7.hap1.2, whole genome shotgun sequence, a single genomic region encodes these proteins:
- the GPR150 gene encoding putative G-protein coupled receptor 150 has translation MAEDPFPAGLNLSAPGAPPPLPGPRAAWAGAVLLLALVGNGLVLRRVCGGRPRRRRDLLVGHLALADLAGCGLALLPRLAAELRGAGGAPGAAACRLLPLLQRCGPLASAHGLVLLALERRRPALPARGLAALGWLLAPLLALPQAFAFRPAPRPGGPRCRSVFEELPRWHGLAFAAYGAATGFLAPAGLLCWACARSLPALGAARRRRAAGGG, from the coding sequence ATGGCGGAGGACCCCTTCCCCGCCGGCCTCAACCTCTCcgcccccggcgcccccccgcccctgcccggcccgcggGCCGCCTGGGCGGGCGCCGTCCTGCTGCTGGCGCTGGTGGGCAACGGGCTGGTGCTGCGGCGGGTgtgcggcgggcggccgcgccggcggcgggaCCTGCTGGTGGGGCACCTGGCGCTGGCCGACCTGGCGGGCTGCGGGCTGGCGCTGCTGCCGCGGCTGGCGGCCGAGCTCCGCGGCGCCGGCGGggccccgggcgccgccgcctgccgcctgctgccgctgctgcagcGCTGCGGGCCGCTGGCCTCGGCCCACGGGCTGGTGCTGCTGGCGCTGGAGCGGcgccgcccggcgctgcccgcccgcggcCTGGCCGccctgggctggctgctggcGCCGCTGCTCGCCCTGCCCCAGGCCTTCGCCttccgcccggccccgcgccccggcgggcCCCGCTGCCGCAGCGTCTTCGAGGAGCTGCCGCGCTGGCACGGCCTGGCCTTCGCCGCCTACGGGGCGGCCACCGGCTTCCTGGCGCCCGCCGGGCTCCTCTGCTGGGCCTGCGCCCGCAGCCTGCCCGCCCTCGGGGCCGCCCgacggcggcgggcggcgggcggcggg